CCAGCACCCCCGACACCGACGAAGCGACGACCTGATTGGCGCCCGTCGCCACCGCCACCGCCGGCGGGATGCCGATGAAGAACAGCAGCGGCGTGATCAGGAACCCGCCCCCCACACCGAACATGCCCGACATGAACCCGACGATTCCCCCCAGCCCCAGAAGCACGAGGCCGTTGACGGAGATTTCGGCGATGGGAAGGTAGATCTGCATGTCGAGGCCCGGCGCAAAGGGGGAGGGGACTGATCAGGGGGCAGGGAACCTCATCGCAGCGTGCGCAGGGCCTCGCGCAGGATACGCTCCAGCTTGGCGGCGCCCTTGGGGGCCATCGCCTTGGTATGCTCGTGGCTCAGCGCCTCGTCGGACAGGCCCGCGCCCATGTTGGTGATGGTGGACACGGCGGCCACCCGCAGGCCGAGGAACCGCGCAAGGATGATCTCCGGCACGGTGGACATGCCGACGGCATCCGCGCCCAGAACCTTGGCGGCGCGAATCTCGGCCGGGGTTTCGAAGCTGGGGCCGGAGAACCACGCATAGACGCCCTCGGCCAGCGGCTCGCTCACGGCGGCGGCGGCGGCCTTCAGCCGGTCGCGCAGGCCCGTGTCATGGGCATCGCCCATGGGCACGAAGCGGGCATCGGACACCTCGCCGATCAGTGGGTTGAGGCCGGTGAACGCGATATGGTCCGACAGCAGCATCAGATCGCCCGGCGGAATGTCCGCCCGAAGCGAGCCTGCGGCATTGGTCAGGATCAGATGCTCGGCCCCGAGGGCGCGCAGCACCTCCAGCGGCAGGCGCATCGCGGCGGCATTGCCGCTTTCGTAGTAATGGGCGCGCCCGGCAAAGACCGCGACGCGCACGCCTTCCAGATCGCCGATCACCAGCTTCGGCTGGTGCCCCGACACGCCGGCATGGGGAAAGCCGCCCAGATCGGCATAGGGGATGGCGACCCCATTCACCGCATCGGCCAGATGGCCGAGGCCCGAACCGAGCACGAGGCCCAGTTGCACCGGGGCATGACCCGCCTGATCGCGGATATAGGCGGCGATGGTTTCGGCGGTCATCTCAACGTTCCTTCACATAGGGTTCGCCCCCGGCGCGGGGCGGAATGGCCTTGCCGACGAAGCCCGCCAGCACCAGCACGGTCAGCACATAGGGCAGGGCCTCCAGCGCGGCGACGGGAATCGGCACGACATCGGGGCGCAGCGCGATCGCTTGGAAGAACCCGAACAGAAGCGTCGCCCAGAGCGCACCCCAAGGACGCCATTTGGCGAAGATCAGCGCCGCGAGCGCGATATAGCCGCGGCCCGCCGTCATCTCGCGGCCGAAGCCCGCCTGAAGCGCCGTCGCCAGATAGGTGCCCGCGATGCCGCACAGCACCCCCGCGATCAGCACGGCGGCAAAGCGCAGCCGCGTGACCGACACGCCCGCCGTATCCACCGCGGCGGGGTTTTCGCCCACGGCGCGCAGGCGCAGGCCAAAGCGGGTGCGCAGCAGCACCCACCATGTCGCCGGCACCGCCAGCACCGCCAGATAGACCAGCAGCGAATGCCCCGAGATCACATCGGCATAGAGCGGCCCGATCACCGGCACCTCGCGCACGGCATCGGCGAAGGGCAGCGTCACTTCGTTGAAACGTCCGCTGCTGGACAATGCGGGCGTGCGCCCCCCCTGACTGAAGGCAGCTTGCGCCACCAGCACCGTCATCCCCGAGGCGAGAAAGTTCAGCGCCACGCCCGAGATCAGCTGATTCCCCCGGAAGGTGATGGAGGCGATGCCATGCAGCACCGCCCAGACCAGCGCCGCCCCGATGCCCGCCGCAAGCCCGGCCCAAGCCGACCCCGTGATATAGGCGACCGCCCCCGAGGCGAAGGCCGCGACCAGCATCTTGCCCTCGAGGCCGATGTCGAACACGCCCGCGCGTTCGGACCACAGGCCCGCAAGGCAGGCCAGAAGCAGCGGCACCGCAAGGCGGATCGTGCTGTCGAGGATCTGCAGAAGCGTTGCGTAATCCATCACGCCACCTTTCGCGGGGCGAAGACCAGCCCCAGCATCATGCGCACCATATGGTCCAGCGCGCCCGTGAACAGGATCACGAGGCCTTGCACCACGACCCGCAGGTCGATCGGGATCTGCGTCCACAGCCCAAGCTCGGCCCCACCCTGATAGAGGAAGCCGAACAGAAGCGCCGACAGCACCACCCCGAACGGATGGTTGCGCCCCATCAGCGCCACCGCGATCCCGATGAATCCCGCCCCTTCGGAGGAGTTCTGCAGAAGGCGCCCGCTTTCCCCCATGACGTTGTTGATCGACATCATCCCCGCCAGCGCGCCCGACAGCGCCATGGCGATCATCACCGTGCGCACGGGGCGGATGCCGGCATAGCGGGCGGCGGCCTCGGATTTGCCGAAGGCGCGGATCTCATAGCCGAGGGGGGTGCGCCAGAGCAGCGCCCAGACCCCGACGCAAGCGATCAGCGCAAGGAAGAGCGAGATGTTGGCCGGTACCGCATCGGAAAAGATGAGGTTCAGCCCCGGAATGTCCGACAGCGCCGGAATGCCGACGGCAAAGCGCGCGGTGGCGGGTTCGGCCTGTCCCGGCGGGCGCAGCACATCCACCAGCATCCACACGATCAGCGCATAGGCGATGTAGTTGAACATGATGGTCGTGATGACGATATGGCTGCCGCGCCGCGCCTGAAGCCAGCCCGGAATCGCGGCCCAGACCGCCCCGAACGCCGCCGAGGCGACGATCGCGGCCAGCAGCGCCACCGTCCAATGCGGCCACGGAATATAGAGCAGCACCAGCGCGATGCCGAGGCCGCCGAGCTGGGCCTGCCCCTCGCCGCCGATGTTGAAGAGGCCGGCATGGAAGGCCATCGTCACCGCAAGCCCGGTGAAGATGAAGCTGGTGGTGTAATAGAGCGTATAGCCCCAGCCATAGGCGGAACCGAGGGCGCCCGTGACCATCGTCACGATCGCCTCCCACGGGTCCTGCCCGATGGCGAGGATGACGGCCGTCGCGCAGATGGCCGCCAGCAGCAAAGAGATCAGCGGCACCAGAACCACGTCGGCCCAGCGGGGAATTTGTCGCATCAGGCCTCCATCCCGGCCATCAGAAGGCCGAGGTCGCGTTCGGTGGTGGTGGCGGCGTCGCGCTCGCCCATGATGCGGCCGTCGAACATGACGGCCACGCGGTCGGACAGGGACATCACCTCGTCCAACTCGACCGAGACGAGGAGGATGGCCTTGCCCTGATCGCGCAGCGCGACGATCTGCTTATGAATGAATTCGATCGCGCCGATATCGACGCCCCGGGTCGGCTGACCGATCAGAAGAAGGTCGGGATTCCGCTCGATCTCTCGGGCGACGATGATCTTCTGCTGGTTCCCGCCCGAGAAATGCTTGATCGCAAGGGTCGGCAGCGGCGGGCGCACGTCGAACCGGGCCATCTTGGCGGCGGTGTCGGCCTTCAGCGCGGCATTGTCCGTCAGCGGGCCGGAGCGGTAATCCTCGTCGCGGTGATAGCCAAAGGCCACGTTCTCCCACGCCGCGAAATCCATGATGCAGCCCAGATGCTGCCGATCCTCGGGGATATGGGCGACGCCCGCATGGCGGCGGTCCTGCCCGTCCTCGCGGCCCGACAGGTCCAGTTCCCGCCCGTTCAGGCGGACCGAGCCAGTGGCCGTCGCGATGCCGCCCAGCACCTCCAGAAGTTCGGATTGCCCGTTCCCGGCCACGCCCGCGATGCCGAGGATCTCGCCCCGGCGGATGGAGAGGGAGACGCCCTTCAGCCGTTCCACCCCGTCGCGCGACACGCGCAGATCGCGCACGTCCAGCACGACCTCGCCGGGCTGTGCGGGCTGTTTGTCCACGCGCAGCAGCACCTTGCGGCCAACCATCAACTCGGCCAGCTCGGGCGGGGAGGTGTCCTTCGTGCGGACCGTGGCCACCATCTCGCCGCGCCGCATCACCGACACTTCGTCGGTGATGTCCATGATCTCGCGCAGCTTGTGGGTGATCAGGATCACCGTCTTGCCCTGCTCGCGCAGGCCCCGAAGGATGCGGAACAGGTGATCGGCCTCGGGCGGGGTCAGAACGCCCGTCGGCTCGTCGAGGATCAGGATGTCGGCCTGACGGTACAGGGCCTTCAGGATCTCCACCCGCTGCTGGTGCCCGACGGACAGATCCTCGATCCGGGCGTCGGGATCGACCTCCAGCCCGTAATCGGCCGAAAGACGGGCCAGTTCGCGCCGCGCCTTGGCGAGCGAGGGTTGCAGGCGGCGCCCGTCTTCGGCGCCCAGAATGACGTTTTCCAGAACCGTGAAGTTCTGCACCAGTTTGAAATGCTGGAACACCATGCCGATGCCGGCACGGATGGCCGCCTGGCTGTCGGGGATGGGCGTATCACGCCCACCCACCAGAATCTGGCCCGAATCCGCACGGTAGAAGCCGTAGAGAATCGACATGAGCGTCGATTTCCCGGCCCCGTTCTCGCCGATGATGCCGTGGATCGAGCCGCGGGCGACACGGATGTGGATATCCTTGTTCGCCTGCACTGGCCCGAAAGCCTTGGAAATGCCGCGCAGTTCGATCGCGGCTTCGCTATCCGGGCCGTGACGCATCAGAAGCCGGCGATCGGGCAGCTGTCGTCGGTCATGTAGTCATGAACCGAAATCTCGCCTGCGATGATCTTCTGCGTGGCCTCCTCGACGGCGGCGGACATCTCCGGCGTCACGAGGTCGGCGTTGTTTTCGTCCATGGCAACGGACACGCCCTGATCGGCCAGACCCAGCACCACCGTGCCCGGCTCGATCGCCTCGCCTTGCGTGAAGGCGTCATAGACGGCGACATCCACGCGCTTGACCATGGAGGTCAGGACCTGCCCCGGATGCAGCGCGTTTTGGTTGCTGTCCACGCCGATCGCCAGCACGCCCTCGTCGGCGGCCGCTTGCAGGATGCCGATGCCCGTGCCGCCCGCCCCGTGATAGATCACGTCGGCGCCGCGGCCGATCTGGGCACGCGCCAACTCGCCGCCGCGGACCGGATCGTTCCATGCCGCGGGGGTGGAGCCGGTCCAGCTGACCAGAACCGTTGCATCGGGTTTCGTCGCCTCGACGCCTTGGGCGAAGCCGCAGCCGAATTTGCGGATCAGCGGAATGTCCATGCCGCCGATGAAGCCGACGGTGTCGGTCTTGGAGGCCATCGCCGCCATGATCCCGGCAAGGTAGGACCCTTGCTCTTCGGAGAAGACGACCGAGCGGACGTTCGGCTCATCGACTTCGGAATCGATGATGACGAACTTGGTGTCCGGGTAATCCGGCGCGACCTGCGTCAGCACGTCGGCAAAGGAGAAGCCCGTCATGACGATCGGGTTCGACCCCGATTGCGCCAGCCGACGCAGCGCCTGTTCGCGTTGCGCTTCGGATTGCATCTCAATCTCGCGGTAGGAGCCGCCGGTGTCCTTCTTCCAACGGTCGGCGCCCATATAAGCGGCTTCGTTGAAGGATTTGTCGAATTTCCCGCCAAGATCGAAGATCAGCGCCGGGTCGGCCATGGCCGTGCCGGCAGTAAGGGCGAGCGCGGTTGCGCCCAGCAAGGTCTTGAGTGTCAAGGGGGGTCCTCCATGTTGTTTGCCCGCCAGTATAAACGCCTTCCTAGAGAGGGCAACGCATCACGATAGCGTCGTCCGAGCCATAGTAGCGGGGTCGCACGCCCACGGATCGGAAGCCGTGACGCTCATAGAGGCGGATTGCCTGAAAATTAGTCGCAGCCACTTCCAGAAAGGCCGTCTCCGCCTGATTCCGGGCCGTGTTCAGGAAGTCGTGAACGAGCCGCGTCGCGACTCCTTGGCGGCGCGCATCGGGGTGGGTGGCGAGGGTCAGAAGCTCCGCCTCCCCGGCAAGGGCGCGCCCGATCAGAAAGCCCTGCGACTCGGCCAGAAGGAAACCGCCCGCGCCCTCGGCCGAGGCGCGCAGATCGGCCGCGGACCACGGGGCCGGGCAAATGAAGGAGGCGGCATGGATCGCCGCAAGCTCATCCCACATCCAGCATCACCGGCGGCGGATCCGACGGGGGGGCCGCATCGGCGCCGCGCAGATAGAACGGCGCGGGCCGCCCCGAGGGGTCGCGCAGGGACGCGACGCGGGCGATGGCTTCGGCGATGGGGAACACAGCCGGATGCTGCGGGCCGGGGGGGATATCCTCGGCAAGGCGGGCGGGCGTGTCCGGGCCGAAGGTCTGGACATAGAAGGCACCGCGGCGGGCATCCTCGGCCACGACCAGCGGGCGGGGAAGGCCATGGGCACGCGCCTCCAGCGTGGTGACGCCGATCGCGGGAATGCCAAGCCCCATCGACAGCCCGCGCGCCGCCGCCACCGCGATGCGCACGCCGGTGAAATTGCCCGGACCGGTTCCGACGGCCAGCGCGGTCAGATCGCCCCAGCCATGCCCCCCCGCGGCCAGAACCTCCTCCAGCAGGGGAATCAGGCGTTCGGCCTGACCTTTGGCCATCGGCTCCTCGGCCATGGCCAGAAGGGTGTCGCCCCGCAGCAAAGCGGCCGCGCAATGCGCGGCCGATGTGTCGAAGCCAAGGATCAGGGCATCAGGCGGCAACCGGACGAACCTCCAGCACCTCGGGGATGTAGTGGCGCAGCAGGTTCTCGATCCCCATCTTCAGCGTCAGCGTGGAGGAGGGGCAGCCCGCGCAGGCACCCTGCATATGCAGATAGACGATGCCGCGATCGAAGCCGTGGAACGTGATGTCGCCGCCATCCTGCGCCACTGCGGGGCGCACGCGCGTATCCAGCAACTCCTTGATCTGGGCCACGATGTCGCCATCCTCGCCGGTATGCTCGGCATGGGCGGCGGCGCGTTCGCCGCGGATCACCGGCTCGCCGGATTGGTAATGCTCCATGATGGCGCCAAGGACGGCGGGCTTCACATGGTCCCATTCGCGGCCTTCGATCTTCGTGACGGTCACGAAGTCATGGCCGAAGAACACGCCGGCCACGCCGCCCACGGCGAAGATGCGCCGGGCAAGGGGCGAGGTGGTGGTGGAATCCTCGGTCGGGAAATCGGCGGTGCCGACATCCAGCACCTGCTGGCCCGGCAGGAATTTCAGCGTGGCGGGGTTCGGGGTCGGTTCGGTCTGGATGAACATGGGGCAGCCTCCAAGGTTGCCCCCGATATGCGCCCGAAGCCCGGTGCTGTCAAGTTTTGGAACGATTCCAGATCGGGGCGATCAGGTGATCGCCTCCAGCCGTTCCTTGGTCATGTCGCCGGGCACGATGGTGACGGGGATGGGCAGGGTGCCCGCATTGCGCGTCATCTGCGTGACGAGGGGGCCGGGGCTTCCCTTCTCCACGCCCGCGCCGAGCACGAGGATGCCGATCCGCGTATCCTCGGCCACCAGCTTCAGGATCTCGTCGCCGGCATTGCCCTCGCGCACGACGAGTTCGGGGTCCACGCCCTGCCGGTCGCGCATCCATTTGGCGAACACCTCGTAATGGGCTTCGATGCGTTCGCGCGCCTCGGCGCGCATCACATCGGCCACGCCCATGAAATGCTGCATATCCTCCTGCGGGATGGTGGCCAGAATGACCACGCCGCCGCCGGTGTGCCGGGCGCGGAACGCGGCATAGCGCATGGCGTTCAGACATTCGCGGCTGTCGTCAAGGACGACCAGAAACTTGCGCATGGTTGTATCCCCCTTGGCCGATGATGGGCACCCGACGTGCAAATGCAAGCCGATCAGCGCGAATGCGCGAAATCGAGGTACAGCTCGCGCACCTTCCGCGTCACCGGGCCATGGGCGTATTCGGTGTCGTCGAAGCGGGTGACGGCCTGCACCTTGGCGAAGTTGCCCGACAGGAACACCTCGTCGGCGGCATGCACATCCTCGAAGGTCAGCACGGTCTCGTGCACCTCCACCCCTTCGGCGCGCAGGTTGGCGATGTGGCGGGTGCGGGTGATGCCCGACAGGAAGGTGCCGTTGGGGATGGGCGTGAACACCGCGCCGTCCTTCACCACGAAGACGTTGGCCGTCGCGGTTTCGGCGACATTGCCCATCGCATCGGCGACCAGCGCATTGCTGAACCCCTTGCGCCGCGCCTCCACCAGCATCCGCGCGTTGTTGGGATAGAGCGCGCCGGCCTTGGCGTTGCAGACCGAATCCTCCAGCACGGGGCGGCGGAAGCGGGTGCGGGTCAGCGTGGTGGCCCGGTCGGCCGGCGGCATGGGCACTGCCTCGAGGCAGATGGCGAAGGCGGTGGAATCCTCGGCCGGGGCGACGCCCACATCCGATCCGTCCACGGCCCAGTACATCGGGCGGATATAGACCGCCTCGTCCGTGCCATAGGGGGTGAGCCCGTCGCGGATGATCGCCACCATCTCCGCCGGATCGACGGTGGGGGTGATCATCAGCGCCTCGGCCGAGCGGTTCAGGCGCGCGCAGTGCAGATCCAGATCCGGGGCCACACCGTCGAACAGCCGCGCGCCGTCGAACACGTTGGACCCTTGCCACAGGCCGTGATCGGCGGCCTTCATGACCGGGATGTCGCCCTCGTGCCACGCCCCGTCGAACCATGTGCGGATATGGGTGCCGAATGCCATGATCGCCCTCCTTGCTGCCGGGTGGTTAGACCACCGGCGGGGCAAAGGGGCAAGGGGGCGCCTCCGGGCGTGTCTGGGGGACAGGGGATGCCCGGAGACGCAGGTCACGGGGGAAATGCATCGCGACCTCGATCTTCCTGCACCGATTCGGACACGCTTTGATGACGGATCAGCGCGCAAGCCGCCGAAGCAGGCGCAGTGCGGCGGTATGCCCCAGATGCGCCGCCATGCCCATCAGCGCCGCCGCGATGCCCCACAGACCGGCGGCAAGCCCGATCGCGATGTTCGACAGCCGCGCCGTCGCCCGCAGGAACCGTGCCTTGCCCAGCACCTCCATCCGGCCGACCGTGCGCGGGCCAAGCGCCTCGGCGGCGTTCGCGATGCGCCGCGCATCGTCCGGGCCGTCGATATGGCGCAGAAGGGCCAGCGTCTCCACCGTGGGCAGCGCGCCTTCGAGGCGGTTGACCTCGCGCACCGTCTCCGTCAGCGGGCCAAGCGTTCCGGGACGCACCGCCCGGCGCAGATCGCCCGTCCGGCGCAGCGCGGACCAGTCCAGCCCCTCGCGCGCCGCCCGCTGCAGCATCGCCGTCATCGGGGGGGAGAGAAGGCGCATGCCGCGCGCGGTCTTCACCGCTGCCGCCCCGGCCTTCAGCGTCAGGCTGGTGCCGCCGCTGGCCAGCACGAGGGCCGTCGCACCGAGGCCCACCGCCGACAGCGCGACCGTCACCGGATCGACCTCCTCCCCCGCGGCGTAATGCATCCCTTCGCGCGCGAGGTCCTTCACATCGCCGATCCCGGTCAGCATCGGCGCTTGGCACAAGAGTTCCGCCGAAAGGCGGCATTGGGCGATGTCCCATGCGCAGGCCGCGCAAGTGCTGGCACGGGCGGCGATGCTGAAATCGGCGTCGCGGGCGGCCTCGACCGCCGCCATGTCGTAGGGAAGGCCGCGTTCGCGCGCCACATCCGTCACCGCGTCGATCGCGACCCAGTTGCGCGGCTCTTCGGCCAGAAGGGCGGTCAGGCGTTCGGCGATGCGGGCCGGGGTGGCGGCGGCGGCCATCTCGCGGTCCATGGCGGCGGCGATGGCGGCGGTGGCCCGATCCGCAAAGGGCCGCAGCGCGGGATCGCGCGCGATGCGGATCATCGAGGCCGCCGCCAGCACCAGCGACAGCGCCAGCAGTGCCGTCAGCCCCGCCCGCGCCGCGCGCCGCAGCATCAGACCTGACGCGACCGGATCATCCCGACGATGTCCTGCACATCGCTCAGGATCGGGGCGGCGATGGCATCCGCCCGTTCGGCCCCGCGGCCAAGGATCGCGTCGATCTCGTCGGGTTCGGCCAGCAGGCGGTTCATCTCGGCGGTGATCGGGCCGATGGTGGCGACCGCGAGATCGGCCAGCGCCGGTTTGAAGGTGCCGAACTGCGCCCCGGCATGTTCCGCCACCACCTGTTCCGGGCTCATCCCGGCCAAGGCGGCATAGATGTTCACGAGGTTGCGCGCATCGGGCCGCTCCGCCAGCCCCTCGATCGAGGAGGGCAGGGGTTCGGCATCGGTCTTGGCCTTGCGGATCTTCTTGGCGATGGTGTCGGCATCGTCGGTCAGGTTGATGCGGCTCTGATCCGAGGGGTCGGATTTCGACATCTTCTTCGTGCCGTCGCGCAGGGACATCACGCGCGTCGCCGGCCCTTCGATCAGCGGCTGCGGCATGGGGAAGAAGTCCACGCCGTAATCGTGGTTGAACTTGGCCGCGATGTCGCGCGTCAACTCGATATGCTGCTTCTGATCCTCGCCCACCGGCACATGCGTCGCTTTGAAGGCGAGGATGTCGGCCGCCATCAGCGATGGATAGGCCAGCAGCCCCAGCGACGAATTTTCGCTGTTGGCACCGGCCTTGTCCTTGAACTGGGTCATCCGGTACATCCAGCCGATCCGCGCGACGCAGTTCAGGATCCACCCCAATTCGGCATGGGCGCGCACTTGGCTCTGATTATAGAGGATGGAGCGTTTCGGATCGATCCCCGAGGCGATGTAGGCGGCGGCCACTTCGCGCGTCTGGCGGCGCAGCGTCGCCGGGTCCTGCCAGACGGTGATGGCATGCAGGTCCACGACGCAATACAGCGTCTCGATCCCTTCGTCCTGCTTTTGCGCAAACCGTTTCAGCGCACCGAGATAGTTGCCCAGCGTGAGGCTCCCCGAGGGTTGGATACCCGAGAAGATGCGCGTCGGGAAAGCCTGAGGCGTTTGGACCGGCTCGGCCATGATGTGAACTCCGTCTGGATTGTGTCAGGCCTTTGGCTTATCGCTTGGGCCCGACACAAGGCAAGGGAAAGCGATGCAGAACGAAGGTCCGATCAATCCGCTGCCATGGGTGGTGTGGCTGCTGGCCCTACCGGTGATCGCGCTCGAACTCGTCTTTGCGCTGGGCCAATCGGGGCTGGCGGGGGATCCGGCCTCGGTCGGCTGGCGGCTGGAGGCGCTGCAACGCTTCGCCTATTCGCCGCCGCTGTTCCGCGCCATGTGGGCGATGGGGGAATGGCCCCCGGCGCAGGTGATGCGCATCTTCCTCTATCCCTTCGTGCAGGGATCGGTCACGCAGGCGGTGTTCGGCACGGTGTTTC
This DNA window, taken from Falsirhodobacter algicola, encodes the following:
- a CDS encoding ABC transporter permease, which translates into the protein MRQIPRWADVVLVPLISLLLAAICATAVILAIGQDPWEAIVTMVTGALGSAYGWGYTLYYTTSFIFTGLAVTMAFHAGLFNIGGEGQAQLGGLGIALVLLYIPWPHWTVALLAAIVASAAFGAVWAAIPGWLQARRGSHIVITTIMFNYIAYALIVWMLVDVLRPPGQAEPATARFAVGIPALSDIPGLNLIFSDAVPANISLFLALIACVGVWALLWRTPLGYEIRAFGKSEAAARYAGIRPVRTVMIAMALSGALAGMMSINNVMGESGRLLQNSSEGAGFIGIAVALMGRNHPFGVVLSALLFGFLYQGGAELGLWTQIPIDLRVVVQGLVILFTGALDHMVRMMLGLVFAPRKVA
- the tsaB gene encoding tRNA (adenosine(37)-N6)-threonylcarbamoyltransferase complex dimerization subunit type 1 TsaB codes for the protein MPPDALILGFDTSAAHCAAALLRGDTLLAMAEEPMAKGQAERLIPLLEEVLAAGGHGWGDLTALAVGTGPGNFTGVRIAVAAARGLSMGLGIPAIGVTTLEARAHGLPRPLVVAEDARRGAFYVQTFGPDTPARLAEDIPPGPQHPAVFPIAEAIARVASLRDPSGRPAPFYLRGADAAPPSDPPPVMLDVG
- a CDS encoding branched-chain amino acid aminotransferase, with amino-acid sequence MAFGTHIRTWFDGAWHEGDIPVMKAADHGLWQGSNVFDGARLFDGVAPDLDLHCARLNRSAEALMITPTVDPAEMVAIIRDGLTPYGTDEAVYIRPMYWAVDGSDVGVAPAEDSTAFAICLEAVPMPPADRATTLTRTRFRRPVLEDSVCNAKAGALYPNNARMLVEARRKGFSNALVADAMGNVAETATANVFVVKDGAVFTPIPNGTFLSGITRTRHIANLRAEGVEVHETVLTFEDVHAADEVFLSGNFAKVQAVTRFDDTEYAHGPVTRKVRELYLDFAHSR
- a CDS encoding GNAT family N-acetyltransferase, yielding MWDELAAIHAASFICPAPWSAADLRASAEGAGGFLLAESQGFLIGRALAGEAELLTLATHPDARRQGVATRLVHDFLNTARNQAETAFLEVAATNFQAIRLYERHGFRSVGVRPRYYGSDDAIVMRCPL
- a CDS encoding BMP family lipoprotein, translating into MTLKTLLGATALALTAGTAMADPALIFDLGGKFDKSFNEAAYMGADRWKKDTGGSYREIEMQSEAQREQALRRLAQSGSNPIVMTGFSFADVLTQVAPDYPDTKFVIIDSEVDEPNVRSVVFSEEQGSYLAGIMAAMASKTDTVGFIGGMDIPLIRKFGCGFAQGVEATKPDATVLVSWTGSTPAAWNDPVRGGELARAQIGRGADVIYHGAGGTGIGILQAAADEGVLAIGVDSNQNALHPGQVLTSMVKRVDVAVYDAFTQGEAIEPGTVVLGLADQGVSVAMDENNADLVTPEMSAAVEEATQKIIAGEISVHDYMTDDSCPIAGF
- a CDS encoding ABC transporter permease, whose protein sequence is MDYATLLQILDSTIRLAVPLLLACLAGLWSERAGVFDIGLEGKMLVAAFASGAVAYITGSAWAGLAAGIGAALVWAVLHGIASITFRGNQLISGVALNFLASGMTVLVAQAAFSQGGRTPALSSSGRFNEVTLPFADAVREVPVIGPLYADVISGHSLLVYLAVLAVPATWWVLLRTRFGLRLRAVGENPAAVDTAGVSVTRLRFAAVLIAGVLCGIAGTYLATALQAGFGREMTAGRGYIALAALIFAKWRPWGALWATLLFGFFQAIALRPDVVPIPVAALEALPYVLTVLVLAGFVGKAIPPRAGGEPYVKER
- the trpS gene encoding tryptophan--tRNA ligase, which gives rise to MAEPVQTPQAFPTRIFSGIQPSGSLTLGNYLGALKRFAQKQDEGIETLYCVVDLHAITVWQDPATLRRQTREVAAAYIASGIDPKRSILYNQSQVRAHAELGWILNCVARIGWMYRMTQFKDKAGANSENSSLGLLAYPSLMAADILAFKATHVPVGEDQKQHIELTRDIAAKFNHDYGVDFFPMPQPLIEGPATRVMSLRDGTKKMSKSDPSDQSRINLTDDADTIAKKIRKAKTDAEPLPSSIEGLAERPDARNLVNIYAALAGMSPEQVVAEHAGAQFGTFKPALADLAVATIGPITAEMNRLLAEPDEIDAILGRGAERADAIAAPILSDVQDIVGMIRSRQV
- a CDS encoding NifU family protein, which translates into the protein MFIQTEPTPNPATLKFLPGQQVLDVGTADFPTEDSTTTSPLARRIFAVGGVAGVFFGHDFVTVTKIEGREWDHVKPAVLGAIMEHYQSGEPVIRGERAAAHAEHTGEDGDIVAQIKELLDTRVRPAVAQDGGDITFHGFDRGIVYLHMQGACAGCPSSTLTLKMGIENLLRHYIPEVLEVRPVAA
- a CDS encoding purine-nucleoside phosphorylase; amino-acid sequence: MTAETIAAYIRDQAGHAPVQLGLVLGSGLGHLADAVNGVAIPYADLGGFPHAGVSGHQPKLVIGDLEGVRVAVFAGRAHYYESGNAAAMRLPLEVLRALGAEHLILTNAAGSLRADIPPGDLMLLSDHIAFTGLNPLIGEVSDARFVPMGDAHDTGLRDRLKAAAAAVSEPLAEGVYAWFSGPSFETPAEIRAAKVLGADAVGMSTVPEIILARFLGLRVAAVSTITNMGAGLSDEALSHEHTKAMAPKGAAKLERILREALRTLR
- a CDS encoding universal stress protein; its protein translation is MRKFLVVLDDSRECLNAMRYAAFRARHTGGGVVILATIPQEDMQHFMGVADVMRAEARERIEAHYEVFAKWMRDRQGVDPELVVREGNAGDEILKLVAEDTRIGILVLGAGVEKGSPGPLVTQMTRNAGTLPIPVTIVPGDMTKERLEAIT
- a CDS encoding ABC transporter ATP-binding protein translates to MRHGPDSEAAIELRGISKAFGPVQANKDIHIRVARGSIHGIIGENGAGKSTLMSILYGFYRADSGQILVGGRDTPIPDSQAAIRAGIGMVFQHFKLVQNFTVLENVILGAEDGRRLQPSLAKARRELARLSADYGLEVDPDARIEDLSVGHQQRVEILKALYRQADILILDEPTGVLTPPEADHLFRILRGLREQGKTVILITHKLREIMDITDEVSVMRRGEMVATVRTKDTSPPELAELMVGRKVLLRVDKQPAQPGEVVLDVRDLRVSRDGVERLKGVSLSIRRGEILGIAGVAGNGQSELLEVLGGIATATGSVRLNGRELDLSGREDGQDRRHAGVAHIPEDRQHLGCIMDFAAWENVAFGYHRDEDYRSGPLTDNAALKADTAAKMARFDVRPPLPTLAIKHFSGGNQQKIIVAREIERNPDLLLIGQPTRGVDIGAIEFIHKQIVALRDQGKAILLVSVELDEVMSLSDRVAVMFDGRIMGERDAATTTERDLGLLMAGMEA